The Terriglobus tenax genome contains a region encoding:
- a CDS encoding phosphoglycerate kinase, producing MKLSIRDLDLNNKHLFIRVDFNVPLADGGHSITDDTRIRETLPTIEYAIRHHAKVILAAHLGRPKGKVNPEMSLRPVVDRLRQLLDHALGEQVNVAFAPDCVGEVAEEMARQLESGQVLLLENLRFHAEEEKNDPAFAQKLAKLADVYVNDAFGAAHRAHASTEGITHYVQQSAAGLLMEKELNYLGKALDNPDKPFVAIIGGAKVSDKIEVINSLLDKVDTLIIGGGMAYTFLNAKGQKTGKSLLEADKIDIAKAAMEKAEAKGVKLLLPVDHVLADKFDARAKTQIFDGEGDFPADWMALDIGPKSIALFNAAVADARTIVWNGPMGVFEMAAFAKGTMAVAHTVADNSDAISIVGGGDSVAAVHAAEVTDKITHVSTGGGASLEFLEGKKLPGVEALTDKA from the coding sequence ATGAAGCTTTCGATTCGTGACCTGGACCTGAACAACAAGCACCTTTTCATCCGCGTGGACTTCAATGTGCCGCTGGCGGACGGAGGCCACTCGATTACCGACGACACGCGCATCCGCGAAACGCTGCCCACTATTGAGTACGCGATTCGTCATCATGCGAAGGTGATTCTGGCCGCACACCTAGGCCGCCCCAAGGGCAAGGTGAACCCGGAGATGAGCCTGCGTCCGGTGGTTGACCGCCTGCGCCAGCTGCTGGATCACGCGCTGGGGGAACAGGTCAACGTTGCCTTTGCCCCGGATTGCGTGGGAGAGGTTGCCGAGGAGATGGCCCGTCAGCTTGAGAGCGGACAGGTGCTGCTGCTGGAAAACCTGCGCTTCCATGCCGAGGAAGAAAAGAATGATCCTGCGTTCGCCCAAAAGCTGGCGAAGCTGGCTGATGTGTATGTGAACGATGCCTTCGGCGCGGCGCACCGTGCCCATGCTTCGACGGAAGGCATTACGCACTACGTGCAGCAGTCGGCTGCCGGCCTGCTGATGGAGAAGGAGCTGAACTACCTGGGCAAGGCTCTGGACAATCCTGACAAGCCGTTTGTGGCCATCATCGGAGGAGCGAAGGTCTCCGACAAGATCGAGGTCATCAACAGCCTGCTGGATAAGGTGGACACACTGATTATCGGCGGCGGCATGGCGTACACCTTCCTGAATGCGAAGGGCCAAAAGACCGGCAAGAGCCTGCTGGAAGCCGACAAGATCGACATTGCCAAGGCTGCGATGGAGAAGGCCGAGGCCAAGGGCGTGAAGCTGCTGCTGCCGGTGGACCACGTACTGGCGGACAAGTTCGATGCCCGGGCCAAGACGCAGATCTTTGACGGGGAGGGCGACTTCCCTGCCGACTGGATGGCGCTGGACATCGGTCCCAAGTCGATTGCACTGTTCAATGCCGCCGTGGCCGATGCCCGTACGATTGTGTGGAATGGCCCGATGGGCGTCTTTGAGATGGCAGCCTTTGCCAAGGGCACCATGGCGGTAGCACACACGGTAGCAGACAACAGCGATGCCATCAGCATCGTGGGTGGCGGCGATTCGGTGGCGGCTGTTCATGCGGCCGAGGTGACGGACAAGATCACGCATGTCTCGACCGGCGGCGGCGCCAGCCTGGAGTTCCTGGAAGGCAAGAAGCTTCCGGGTGTTGAGGCTCTGACAGACAAGGCATAA
- a CDS encoding DinB family protein: MPEPWLRNTRTGIEPIRRAAIHALDLADEDLHRWCGQLSQEELHDTPHRLPSVAFQLRHIARSLDRLLTYAEGKPLSEEQLTELRSENGPQGTAAAIFLEFDTAIEASRDRILVLQGDFAEARHVGRDRIPTTLGGLIVHIADHTQRHTGQAITTAKVLLASR, encoded by the coding sequence ATGCCCGAACCCTGGCTCCGCAACACCCGCACCGGGATCGAACCCATTCGCCGCGCAGCCATCCACGCACTCGATCTTGCGGATGAAGATCTTCATCGCTGGTGCGGACAGCTCTCGCAGGAAGAGCTTCACGACACCCCCCACCGTTTGCCCTCCGTGGCCTTCCAGCTTCGCCACATCGCCCGCTCGCTCGACCGCCTGCTGACCTACGCAGAAGGGAAGCCGCTGTCCGAAGAGCAGCTCACAGAGCTCCGTTCCGAGAACGGTCCGCAGGGAACTGCCGCTGCAATCTTCCTCGAGTTCGACACCGCCATCGAAGCCAGCCGCGACCGCATTCTCGTACTCCAGGGCGACTTCGCCGAAGCCCGCCACGTCGGTCGCGACCGCATCCCAACCACCCTCGGCGGGCTGATCGTCCACATCGCTGACCACACCCAGCGCCATACCGGACAGGCCATCACCACCGCAAAGGTCCTTCTGGCTTCTCGCTAG
- a CDS encoding S1/P1 nuclease, with amino-acid sequence MRSIRLSLFLFLVVCLPRISYAWGCTGHQTVALIALHQLQPSTRAHVAALLRTYPYTLKRSCSPTATGQMSTYSTWADDARTTSAFSSTAEWHFWDIPRTQATATEAEFCDSGCVVKAIEEQLAILKQPPPGAAGKKTQKEALIFLIHLVGDAHQPLHIVDNGDRGGNCLPVKYTAAHHNLKPSETRKNGVGTGSYTPNLHEAWDKLILGESAGYTGGANDTKLKAFVSSIESEYADPIASLVSTPGTPEEWALESHGLALANGYSALSVNVPQIAHPQHLDSCLGVSSGLLPLNETVDVPYSEQATPVIREQLARGGARLAALLNSVWTQ; translated from the coding sequence ATGCGCAGCATACGTCTGTCTCTTTTCCTGTTTCTTGTCGTCTGCCTTCCACGTATCTCGTATGCCTGGGGATGTACCGGACATCAGACCGTGGCCCTTATCGCACTGCACCAACTTCAGCCATCGACGCGCGCCCATGTGGCCGCTCTATTGCGAACGTATCCTTACACGCTGAAACGAAGCTGCTCTCCCACCGCAACCGGGCAGATGTCGACCTATTCCACATGGGCCGACGATGCCCGTACCACCAGCGCCTTCAGCAGCACGGCTGAGTGGCATTTCTGGGATATTCCGCGAACGCAGGCCACCGCAACGGAGGCAGAGTTTTGCGACTCCGGATGCGTGGTCAAGGCAATCGAAGAACAGTTGGCGATCCTCAAACAGCCTCCGCCTGGAGCTGCTGGCAAGAAGACGCAGAAGGAAGCTCTCATCTTCCTGATCCACCTGGTGGGAGACGCACACCAGCCTCTGCACATCGTCGACAACGGAGACCGCGGCGGCAACTGTCTCCCCGTCAAGTACACAGCAGCCCACCACAATCTCAAGCCATCTGAGACCAGGAAAAATGGCGTTGGCACCGGCAGTTACACACCGAATCTGCATGAGGCCTGGGACAAGCTGATTCTCGGCGAGTCAGCCGGCTACACCGGGGGCGCAAACGATACCAAACTCAAAGCATTCGTTTCCAGCATTGAGAGCGAATATGCAGACCCCATTGCCAGCCTGGTCTCCACACCCGGCACACCAGAAGAATGGGCACTCGAATCCCATGGGCTGGCTCTTGCCAACGGATACTCAGCTCTGAGCGTAAACGTCCCGCAAATCGCGCACCCGCAGCACCTTGATTCCTGCCTTGGAGTCTCCTCGGGGTTACTGCCGCTGAACGAAACGGTGGACGTCCCTTATTCAGAGCAAGCCACCCCTGTCATCCGTGAGCAACTTGCCCGTGGTGGCGCACGGCTTGCCGCATTGCTTAACAGCGTATGGACCCAATAG
- a CDS encoding glycine betaine ABC transporter substrate-binding protein, which yields MRNIFAFLVPSFAFFVCHSDRSEGWGIALRATAFLIAITLTACAPPRSSRIVVGCKNFTEQVILGELLAQQIESVTHEGVDRRFYLAGSYIAHQALVQGRIDLYPEYTGTALTAVLKQPLDRDTARVRQTITRIYDQQYKVRVEPSLGFEDTFAMVIRKEDAAKLNPLTLSNAAATMAAQWKLGVGYEFQSRPDGLPGLKQTYDLHFNGAERVMDLGLLYRALANHQVDIVSGNSTDGPIRALGLAVLADDKHYFPPYELVPLVREDTLHQHPGVQAAMDQLAGKISAEEMQTLNHEVDGNHRDVVEVVRQFRASKGL from the coding sequence ATGAGAAATATCTTCGCTTTTCTCGTTCCTTCTTTTGCCTTTTTTGTTTGTCATTCTGATCGCAGCGAAGGGTGGGGTATCGCGCTTCGCGCGACCGCCTTCCTTATCGCGATCACTCTCACCGCCTGCGCACCGCCGCGCTCCAGCCGCATCGTCGTCGGCTGCAAGAACTTCACTGAGCAGGTCATCCTCGGCGAACTCCTCGCCCAGCAGATTGAATCCGTAACCCACGAAGGTGTCGACCGCCGCTTCTACCTCGCCGGAAGCTATATCGCTCATCAGGCACTCGTGCAGGGAAGAATCGACCTCTACCCGGAGTACACCGGAACGGCGCTCACCGCCGTCCTCAAGCAGCCGCTCGATCGCGACACAGCCCGCGTACGGCAGACCATCACCCGCATCTACGACCAGCAGTACAAGGTCCGCGTCGAACCCTCGCTCGGCTTTGAAGACACCTTCGCCATGGTCATCCGGAAAGAGGACGCGGCAAAGCTCAACCCTCTCACCCTCTCGAACGCTGCCGCAACCATGGCCGCGCAGTGGAAGCTCGGCGTCGGCTACGAGTTCCAGTCACGCCCCGACGGTCTGCCAGGCCTGAAGCAGACCTACGACCTGCACTTCAACGGAGCCGAGCGCGTCATGGACCTCGGCCTGCTCTACCGGGCCCTCGCCAACCACCAGGTCGACATCGTCTCCGGCAACTCCACTGACGGCCCCATCCGCGCCCTGGGATTAGCCGTCCTGGCCGACGACAAGCACTACTTTCCGCCCTACGAGCTTGTCCCTCTGGTCCGGGAAGACACTCTGCACCAGCACCCCGGCGTTCAAGCCGCAATGGACCAGCTCGCCGGCAAAATCTCCGCCGAAGAGATGCAGACCCTCAACCACGAAGTAGACGGCAACCACCGCGACGTCGTCGAAGTCGTGCGCCAGTTCCGTGCAAGCAAAGGGCTGTAG
- a CDS encoding peptidoglycan recognition protein family protein gives MPAWKGIIGQGFTIEQFDTYAHSVTFPGWKPQFVVLHNTGAPRLSQWHSVPGAQRMANLQAYYRDQQHWSAGPHLFVADDLIWVFTPLNTSGVHSPSWNGISWGVEMVGDYETEPFSPAVKNNAAYALAILHSIGGLDPHTLRLHKEDPKTTHLCPGKNVGKQEMIDATLQAMAAHFAGEHVPGHMG, from the coding sequence ATGCCGGCATGGAAAGGAATCATCGGACAGGGATTCACGATCGAGCAGTTTGATACCTACGCCCACAGCGTCACGTTCCCGGGCTGGAAGCCGCAGTTCGTCGTTTTGCATAACACGGGAGCACCCCGGCTAAGCCAGTGGCACAGCGTCCCCGGGGCGCAGCGCATGGCCAACCTGCAGGCCTACTACCGCGACCAGCAACATTGGTCAGCAGGTCCGCATCTCTTTGTCGCAGACGATCTCATCTGGGTTTTTACACCGCTCAACACTTCCGGGGTGCATTCGCCCTCCTGGAACGGTATCTCCTGGGGAGTCGAGATGGTGGGCGATTACGAGACCGAGCCTTTCAGTCCGGCAGTCAAGAACAATGCGGCGTATGCCCTGGCCATCCTGCATTCGATCGGCGGTCTTGACCCGCATACGTTGCGGCTGCACAAGGAAGATCCCAAAACTACACACCTCTGTCCCGGAAAAAACGTCGGCAAGCAGGAGATGATCGACGCCACGCTGCAGGCCATGGCGGCCCACTTCGCCGGAGAACATGTGCCCGGGCACATGGGGTGA
- the tpiA gene encoding triose-phosphate isomerase: protein MRKKLIAANWKMYKTPSEALNFVEAFLPLVAGHTRDEIALFPSITSLPTVIHRVRGSNVAAGAQSMHWADEGAYTGHTSATMLTAVGATHVLIGHSENRQYDNETDERINLKVKSALSHGLIPLLCVGEQKDERQCGKTEDVLVSQLAGALAGFPKEHADRLVIAYEPVWAIGTGLTATPETAEETHLMIRTHLEKHLGDVANEMRILYGGSVKPDNASALLNQPNIDGALVGGASLKPDSFAAIVKY from the coding sequence ATGCGTAAGAAACTGATCGCTGCCAACTGGAAGATGTACAAAACTCCCTCCGAAGCACTGAACTTCGTCGAGGCGTTTCTCCCACTCGTAGCCGGGCATACGCGCGACGAGATCGCGCTCTTCCCTTCCATCACCTCGCTGCCAACGGTCATTCACCGCGTGCGCGGGAGCAATGTCGCCGCCGGTGCGCAGAGCATGCACTGGGCCGATGAAGGAGCGTATACCGGGCATACCTCGGCCACGATGCTGACTGCTGTGGGAGCAACCCATGTGCTGATTGGCCACTCGGAGAACCGGCAGTATGACAACGAGACGGACGAGCGGATCAACCTGAAAGTGAAGTCGGCCCTGTCCCATGGGTTGATTCCGTTACTCTGCGTCGGCGAGCAGAAGGATGAGCGACAGTGCGGCAAAACGGAAGACGTGCTGGTAAGCCAGCTTGCCGGGGCGCTTGCGGGCTTTCCGAAAGAACACGCTGACCGGCTGGTGATTGCCTATGAGCCAGTGTGGGCGATTGGGACAGGCCTGACCGCGACGCCGGAGACAGCTGAGGAAACACACCTGATGATCCGGACTCACCTGGAAAAGCACCTGGGCGATGTCGCCAACGAGATGCGCATCCTCTACGGTGGATCGGTAAAGCCGGACAATGCGTCTGCGTTGCTGAACCAGCCGAACATCGACGGAGCCCTGGTAGGCGGCGCCAGCCTGAAGCCGGACTCGTTCGCGGCGATTGTGAAGTATTAG
- the gap gene encoding type I glyceraldehyde-3-phosphate dehydrogenase, with the protein MAVKVGINGFGRIGRNVFRTALNNPEIEFVAVNDLTSPATLAHLLKYDSILGNLPNDITAGEDYIQVDGKKIKVFAERDPAKLPWAETGAQIVVESTGHFTDATKAKAHLGETVKKVIISAPATNEDITVVLGVNQDKYDAAKHNVLSNASCTTNCLAPVVKVLHENFGIASGIMTTVHSYTNDQVILDFPHKDLRRARAAAINLIPSSTGAAKALKLVIPEMAGKLDGFAIRVPTPNVSVVDLTFVAEKPATIETINAAVKAAAEGPLKGILGYTDEELVSSDFKGDSRSSIFDSKLTKVVGNTVKIISWYDNEWGYSSRVKDLILFLVEKGL; encoded by the coding sequence ATGGCAGTGAAGGTAGGAATCAACGGCTTCGGCCGCATCGGTCGCAATGTCTTTCGCACCGCTCTCAACAATCCTGAAATTGAATTTGTCGCCGTTAACGACCTGACCAGCCCGGCGACGCTGGCACACCTGCTGAAGTACGACTCCATCCTGGGCAACCTGCCGAACGACATTACCGCCGGCGAGGACTACATCCAGGTGGACGGCAAGAAGATCAAGGTCTTCGCTGAGCGCGATCCCGCCAAGCTGCCCTGGGCAGAGACGGGTGCGCAGATCGTCGTCGAGTCGACCGGCCACTTTACGGACGCCACGAAGGCGAAGGCCCACCTGGGCGAGACCGTGAAGAAGGTCATCATCTCGGCTCCGGCGACCAACGAGGACATCACCGTCGTTCTGGGTGTGAACCAGGACAAGTACGACGCCGCGAAGCACAACGTGCTGTCGAACGCCTCCTGCACCACGAACTGCCTGGCCCCTGTGGTCAAGGTGCTGCATGAGAACTTCGGTATCGCCAGCGGCATTATGACGACGGTTCACAGCTACACGAATGACCAGGTGATCCTGGACTTCCCGCACAAGGACCTGCGTCGCGCCCGTGCCGCCGCCATCAACCTGATCCCGAGCTCAACCGGCGCCGCCAAGGCCCTGAAGCTGGTGATCCCGGAGATGGCCGGTAAGCTGGATGGCTTCGCCATCCGCGTCCCAACCCCGAACGTTTCGGTGGTCGACCTGACCTTTGTCGCCGAGAAGCCCGCGACGATCGAGACCATCAATGCTGCCGTGAAGGCTGCCGCCGAGGGTCCGCTGAAGGGCATCCTGGGCTACACCGACGAAGAGCTGGTTTCCTCCGATTTCAAGGGCGACAGCCGCTCCTCGATCTTCGATTCGAAGCTGACCAAAGTCGTTGGCAACACGGTGAAGATCATCAGCTGGTACGACAACGAGTGGGGCTATAGCTCGCGTGTGAAGGACCTGATCCTTTTCCTCGTCGAGAAGGGCCTGTAG
- a CDS encoding ABC transporter permease, whose amino-acid sequence MISFLRAHGHEIARLTFEHLWLTLFAMLLATAIGLPLGIALSRHPRLAKPVIGVANVLQTIPSLALFGLLLPVPWLGENAARLAILALTGYALLPILRNTYAGIRGIDPTLSDIATALGMTATQRLLKVELPLAASVILAGLRTATVTCVGVATIAAAIGAGGLGEFIFRGVASVDNSLVLAGAIPAALLALAADGLLGLLEKRLSVKRA is encoded by the coding sequence ATGATCAGCTTCCTGCGCGCGCACGGCCATGAGATAGCCCGCCTCACCTTCGAGCACCTCTGGCTCACCCTCTTCGCCATGCTGCTGGCCACGGCCATCGGACTTCCGCTCGGCATTGCGCTCTCGCGCCATCCCAGGCTGGCGAAACCTGTCATCGGTGTCGCCAACGTGCTGCAGACCATTCCGTCGCTCGCCCTCTTTGGCCTGCTGCTGCCCGTACCATGGCTGGGAGAGAACGCCGCCCGCCTAGCCATCCTCGCACTCACCGGCTACGCTCTGCTGCCGATTCTGCGCAACACCTACGCAGGAATCCGCGGCATTGACCCGACACTCTCAGACATCGCCACCGCCCTTGGCATGACAGCCACCCAGCGTCTGCTCAAGGTCGAACTGCCGCTCGCCGCCTCCGTCATCCTCGCCGGTCTGCGGACAGCTACCGTTACCTGCGTTGGCGTCGCCACCATCGCCGCAGCCATCGGCGCAGGCGGCCTGGGCGAATTCATCTTCCGCGGCGTCGCATCGGTGGACAACAGTCTGGTTCTCGCCGGAGCCATTCCTGCGGCACTTCTCGCGCTTGCCGCAGACGGCCTCCTCGGCCTGCTGGAAAAACGCCTTTCGGTGAAGCGGGCATGA
- a CDS encoding fumarylacetoacetate hydrolase family protein — MKLYRTSSGIFVESGNAFYPVEARSWDELISSDVLLARATAAISGTARASLEGLTLLAPVESQEVWASGVTYYRSRSARMEESKDAGGGDFYDRVYYAERPELFFKSAGRRVIGSGGNVRIRRDASWSVPEPELTLLLSPSGNIAGYTIGNDMSSRDIEGQNPLYLPQAKNYDGACALGPCVLLASEPLPKTTTISIQILRKGEIAFTGETTLAEIKREFTELAGYLFRESSFPDGVFLMTGTGVVPPDIFTLAIGDRIRISIAGIGTLENTVA; from the coding sequence ATGAAACTCTATCGCACCTCGAGCGGTATCTTTGTCGAATCCGGAAACGCCTTCTATCCCGTCGAAGCCCGTAGCTGGGACGAACTGATTTCCTCGGACGTTCTCCTCGCCCGCGCTACAGCAGCCATCAGTGGCACAGCACGCGCCTCGCTCGAGGGGCTTACCCTGCTTGCGCCTGTCGAGAGCCAGGAGGTCTGGGCCTCCGGCGTTACCTACTACCGCAGCCGCAGCGCGCGCATGGAAGAGTCAAAGGACGCCGGCGGTGGCGACTTCTACGACCGCGTCTACTATGCAGAACGCCCCGAGCTCTTCTTCAAGTCCGCAGGCAGGCGCGTCATCGGCTCCGGCGGAAACGTCCGCATCCGCCGCGACGCAAGCTGGTCTGTGCCGGAACCGGAGCTGACCCTGCTCCTTTCTCCCTCGGGCAACATCGCCGGCTACACCATCGGCAATGACATGAGCTCGCGCGACATCGAGGGCCAGAACCCGCTCTACCTGCCGCAGGCCAAGAACTACGATGGAGCCTGTGCCCTTGGCCCATGCGTTCTTCTCGCCAGCGAGCCTTTGCCGAAGACCACCACCATCTCCATCCAGATTCTGCGCAAGGGCGAGATTGCCTTCACCGGAGAAACCACTCTCGCAGAAATCAAGCGCGAGTTCACTGAGCTTGCCGGATATCTCTTCCGCGAATCGAGCTTCCCGGATGGCGTATTCCTCATGACCGGCACCGGCGTCGTTCCTCCGGACATCTTTACGCTCGCCATCGGAGACCGCATCCGGATCTCGATTGCTGGCATTGGCACTCTGGAGAACACCGTAGCCTGA
- a CDS encoding ATP-binding cassette domain-containing protein, giving the protein MATAAVEFDAVSLALPGGRSILSGIQLSIEQGSTTALLGRSGSGKTTLLRMVNAMVTPTAGQVRVLGRPVAQQDCIPLRRGIGYVIQETGLFPHMTIERNVGLPLEMAGKPKHEIAARIAELLPMVGLEGASFPRRYPWQLSGGQRQRAGVARALAADPEILLMDEPFGALDPVTRVEMQQMMRSLIQRLHKTVLLVTHDLEEALYLAQRVVFLEHGRIVADLPSNKVLPSSDPHVRQYIRAARREHAPQEEATE; this is encoded by the coding sequence ATGGCCACAGCCGCCGTTGAGTTCGATGCTGTCTCGCTCGCACTCCCCGGCGGCCGTTCCATTTTAAGTGGCATCCAGCTTTCCATTGAACAGGGAAGCACCACCGCCCTGCTCGGCCGCTCCGGCAGCGGCAAAACCACCCTTCTGCGCATGGTCAACGCCATGGTCACGCCTACGGCCGGCCAGGTCCGCGTGCTCGGCCGCCCGGTCGCCCAGCAGGATTGCATCCCTCTGCGCCGGGGTATCGGCTACGTCATCCAGGAGACCGGCCTGTTTCCCCACATGACCATTGAGCGCAACGTGGGCCTGCCGCTGGAAATGGCAGGGAAGCCAAAGCACGAGATCGCAGCCCGTATCGCCGAACTGCTACCGATGGTCGGCCTTGAAGGCGCCAGCTTTCCCCGGCGTTATCCCTGGCAACTCTCGGGCGGTCAGCGGCAACGCGCCGGCGTGGCCCGCGCGCTGGCCGCAGACCCTGAAATCCTGCTCATGGACGAGCCCTTCGGCGCGCTCGATCCCGTCACGCGCGTCGAGATGCAGCAGATGATGCGCTCGCTCATCCAGCGCCTGCACAAGACCGTTCTCCTGGTCACGCACGACCTTGAAGAAGCCCTCTACCTGGCTCAGCGCGTCGTCTTCCTGGAACACGGCCGCATCGTCGCCGACCTGCCTTCGAACAAGGTACTTCCATCCAGCGACCCGCATGTACGTCAGTACATCCGCGCCGCCCGCCGCGAACATGCCCCGCAGGAGGAAGCTACCGAATGA
- a CDS encoding AAA family ATPase, with translation MKKRSRRGPNNSESTGKIGQELPADQPAPLRPAYPDDPAAQPAESETPVASVEPHDVIAVAEALEASPEAVAEGKVEVETQPESPATPPEEPTAVSPKQPRGYVVLTIGLPGSGKTTWYKRRGVTPLSSDMLRSILFDDITEQRYQGLVFSTLRSLLRARLIAKMPWNYVDATNLSAHERRQWIKMAKSFGYEVHAVYFDVPLEICMERNSKRERSVADDVMKKMAERLRPPSFKEGFSKVTVVRVKSGSSETEAAPAAEA, from the coding sequence ATGAAAAAACGTTCCCGCCGCGGGCCGAATAATTCGGAGTCCACCGGCAAGATCGGCCAGGAACTTCCTGCTGATCAGCCGGCGCCTCTGCGTCCCGCTTACCCTGACGATCCCGCAGCTCAGCCAGCCGAGTCCGAGACACCGGTTGCCTCCGTTGAGCCACACGACGTCATTGCCGTGGCTGAGGCTCTTGAAGCCTCTCCTGAAGCCGTTGCCGAAGGCAAGGTCGAGGTAGAAACACAGCCCGAATCACCCGCAACCCCGCCCGAGGAGCCGACCGCCGTCTCACCCAAGCAGCCGCGAGGCTACGTGGTGCTGACCATTGGTCTGCCCGGAAGCGGTAAAACCACCTGGTACAAACGACGCGGCGTCACTCCGCTGTCCAGCGACATGCTGCGCAGCATCCTGTTTGACGACATCACCGAGCAACGCTACCAGGGCCTGGTTTTCTCTACCCTCCGCTCTCTGCTCCGCGCACGGCTCATCGCAAAAATGCCGTGGAATTACGTGGATGCCACCAATCTCTCAGCGCATGAGCGCCGCCAGTGGATCAAGATGGCCAAGAGCTTTGGCTACGAGGTCCATGCTGTCTACTTCGATGTACCGCTGGAAATCTGCATGGAGCGCAACAGCAAGCGCGAACGCTCCGTCGCCGATGATGTGATGAAGAAGATGGCCGAGCGGCTTCGTCCGCCAAGCTTCAAGGAAGGCTTCTCCAAGGTCACCGTTGTCCGCGTCAAGAGCGGCAGCAGCGAGACCGAAGCTGCTCCCGCAGCCGAAGCCTGA
- the ribA gene encoding GTP cyclohydrolase II has protein sequence MPFERVSKVAEADLPTRWGQFRIHGFEGVVANPEPCNEALPAPSKRIEGAVALVHGDIFSAPPLVRVHSQCLTGDVFHSLRCDCRLQLELAMSMIIEAGAGILLYEQQEGRGIGLMAKLRAYALQDQGLDTVEANEELGYKADCRDFELPAEALKLLGVNAVRLITNNPEKVAALESGGITVVERVSAQVEPEATFERYLQVKREKMGHLIESI, from the coding sequence ATGCCCTTTGAACGTGTCAGTAAAGTAGCCGAAGCCGACCTGCCCACTCGTTGGGGGCAGTTCCGGATTCACGGCTTTGAGGGCGTGGTAGCCAACCCTGAGCCCTGCAATGAGGCGCTGCCCGCGCCGTCGAAGCGGATTGAGGGAGCTGTAGCGCTTGTCCATGGGGATATCTTCTCTGCCCCTCCGCTGGTTCGTGTGCACTCGCAATGCCTGACCGGCGATGTCTTCCATTCCCTGCGCTGTGACTGCCGCCTGCAGCTGGAACTGGCGATGAGCATGATTATCGAAGCCGGTGCCGGCATTCTGCTGTACGAACAGCAGGAGGGCCGCGGTATTGGACTAATGGCCAAACTGCGCGCCTATGCGCTGCAGGACCAGGGACTCGATACCGTAGAGGCCAATGAAGAGCTGGGGTACAAGGCGGACTGCCGCGATTTCGAACTGCCGGCCGAAGCTCTGAAGCTTCTGGGTGTCAATGCCGTACGGCTGATTACTAATAATCCGGAAAAGGTCGCGGCACTGGAGTCGGGCGGGATTACGGTGGTTGAGCGTGTGTCGGCCCAGGTGGAACCCGAGGCGACCTTTGAGAGATACCTGCAGGTGAAGCGCGAAAAGATGGGCCACCTGATCGAAAGCATCTAG